The sequence ccttcaaaggtagccccacgtagagcgcattgcagtagtccaagcgggagataaccagagcatgcaccactctggcgagacagtccgcaggcagatagggtctcagcctgcgtaccagatggagctggtaaacagctgccctggacacagatttgacctgtgcctccatggacagctgcgagtccaaaatgactcccaggctgcgcacctggtccttcaggggcacagttaccccattcaggaccagggaatcctccacacctgcctgcctcctgtcccccaagaacagtacttctgtcttgtcaggattcaacctcagtctgttagccaccatccaacctccaaccgcctccagacactcacacaggaccttcaccgccttcactggttctgatttgaaagagaggtagagctgggtatcatccgcatactgatgaacacccagcccaaaccccctgatgatctctcccagctatTAAATAATGTTTAATAGCTTTTTCATGGACATTATAGGAAGTGGGAGTGGAGAAAGAAGAACTGAAATCAGTGGGCCATTGGTTAGGGCACTGAACATTCCTAATAATTTTGGGTTGAGTATCTGTGATCTTTCCATTTTCTTAATACAAAAATACTTGTTTtgtaacaggtttttttttttttaaaaggcacacaCTATGGCAACTTTCCCTTTCCTTGGAGCTGTTCCCAGAGTAAAACTCTATTTAAAAAACCAGTTAATAAAGTGGTGGTCTTTTATTAAGCCAGTTCCCACTCCACTTCTGATCTTGCTTTGCATGGCATGCTTTGCAGCCTGGGGTTGAAGCCCCAACAGCCATCTGCCTTAAGAACAAATTGCCGTCCACATGCAGTGTCCTGTGCATGACAACACGGAGGGTGGGGCAACTGAGTGCATTTAGGCCCAGAATGCTCCTGCTCTCATTCTTCTTTTTGCCATTCCACATACTGACCTTCCCTGTAGTGTGGCTAGGGTGGTCACTTTAGGACAAAGTAGGATTTTTTTGTTCCTTATTAAGCAATCTATCACTTTGCAGAGAAGACAGGATCTTCTCCATCTGTTCACACCTCCTTTGGACCTAGGTGATGTGGAATGTGTTTCTGCCTCCTGAAAGGTGGGCATGGTAGGCAGAGCATCCCCTTCTGTAGAAatccattttgttagtttgggctcagttctccaatctgttaaaatCATTTTGAATCATGATCCtgccttctgcagcattagctatccctcccactttggtgtcatctgcaaatttgatgttttgtttttgcctttgcCACTTTTCATTCTAGCTTCATTCTCTCCTAAGGAGTACCTCATTCAACAATGGTGCTGGAGACACTGTTTCTTTAAATGAGAATGGTGAATTGGCAGCGGGATTTGATATTATAAATTGGGTTACCTTCCCAAACCAATCTTTTTCACGAGTGAAAGTGGGAGAGATGGATCCATACACAACACAGGGTCAAACATTCACCATTAATGAAGGGGCTGTCATATGGCACAACACATTTAATCAGGTAGGATAAAAATAAAGGTACAAGAGAAAATATTAGTTGGGCATAGTCTTTGGTATCCAATTCTCTCACAAAAAGATACTTGATTATGCCTATGAGACAACCTGAATAATGATTTATAAAGGAAATATTATTAATTGAaattaatattattgttattttatcacTATTTACAGGATCAGAAAACTTCTAGCTTGCAGACCTAATTTTGCTCATGAAGCAAAATTCCTCACTAATGATGCCACACCTATTCTACATTATGTCAGATGTGATGTCAGGTCAGGGACTGATGTGGCTACAAAGGAACAGTTAAGATTGTAAAGTCAGCTACCAGCTGTTCCTTTTCTTGAGCAAGCCACACTGTCTGTTGGCTGATGGGCAGTGGTATCATGCCTTAGTCAAGTGCACAACGCTGTTTGCACTGAAACTACTTGCTAACAACTGCTTTTCCTCTATGTTTTAGCAGCAATTTCAGTGGGAAACAGTTTGGGTCAAGAGGAAAAGGAGGCAATTATATtgatacaagtacagtggtacctcaggttacatacgcttcaggttacatacacttcaggttacagactccgctaacccagaactagtacctcgggttaagaactttgcttcaggatgagaacagaaatcgtgcagcagcggcgcggtggcagcacgaggccccattagctaaagtggtgcttcaggttaagaacagacctccagaatgaattaagtacttaacccgaggtaccactgtagtatcattTCCAGTATTTTTCAAGTTAATAGTGCTTCATTAAGGAATAATTGAATGAGAGGGATTGTACATATCTACTGTCATTTCTTGGATGACTTGCTCCAAAAGGAGCCACTACTCAATGATCCTTAGAATTGTACCAGTAGAGTATTTTCATTGGACTGTTTGGATGCTGAAGCTTATTAATAGTGATACAGCATGTGATAAGCTTCTTCAGAATGTCAGTCCCATTGTTACTGAGTATGAAGTCAACAACCTCCTTGTAGtgaatttattttaaaggtatcaAAATGTTATGCCAAAAGTATTGCTCACAATTCAGTGAACTAGGTTCACGTTCCTTCATTATAGGATAACATCTCTGGTTAAAACTTCTTGGAATTTACTTACTGAGATTCATGACTATGACATCTACTCCAAATGTGACAGTCAAGTGTGGTTTGCTTAGTTAATCTAGGCTCAGAATCACCCAGCTTCTGAGCAACTCAGTCAAGAGCACTAACAACGATCATAAGATCATAACTATTTTCAAAGCCATTATGTTCTGTTTAAAGCATTCCTTTAAAATGGTTGACTCCTTTAAAGTAGCTGATTTTTTTGCAATGCAAACTTAGCTATGTCTACTCAGATATAAGTCCCATTTAGTTCAAGCTGTCTCAGGAATTTGTaaatagaactgcagccttagaaACCTCTTGGCCCATGATAAGCAACACCATAGTATTAATTTAAAACACCATAGTATTAATTTATTGATTAGATACCAGAGCAATTATTCTCCTCTTTTTGTGGATAGATCCTGCCAACTGCTAAGTGTAATGATAATTGCCTTCCTGGAtacagcagaaaaaagaaagaggggaagccaTTCTGTTGCTATGATTGTGTACCATGTCCAGATGGGAAGATTTCGGACCAAAAGGGTAGGAAACAATATGTTCAATTTCATGAGCAtaaatttttcttcatttttcttcTACCTCCGGTTCATCTTTCCCAAAAGAATGGTGATGATCCAGTTAGAACACAAATTGATAATTTGTTATACACAGTACAAATGTATCGAATAAACAACCAAACTTCTTACCCCTGTATATTAGCAAAAAACCCTATATGTTCAAAATAAGCCTCATACATCAAATATATAgtgatttatttccatttttactgTATTGTTGTACAATGTGATTATGCCTCCACCAGCTAAGCAATAAAGGATTTGAATTTGATTAATATTGGAACCATCGTAGTGGTAAttgatcaattttgcttttttttcATTCCATCAAGTTTATAAATATTATAAGTCTGAGGAATGATAATAAATATCCCAAACAAGCTTTTTTGACACATGCATTTCTGATGTATCATGTGCAGCTCAAGAACAATGGTATTTACAACGTTAGCAGCGAACACCATGAACGTTAGAAgggtctttatatatatatatatatatatatatatatatatatatatatatatatgttgaagTGGCCCTAAGAATAGACTGAGCAGACCACTAGTGGATCATGTTGTCTGCTTGTGTTTGAGAAAAAGATGTAGAGTTTTTTGTTATACATATGTATTGCCCCTTACATGAGGGTTCAGTTGTGGTGGTCCACacataaacaaaaaaataaataaagccaagaATGCCCTGCAAGGTGGAGTGCTGTTTACCTGTCTATGGGAAGGTGGCATGAGGGCTCCAGCAGCATCATAGAGACCTCACCCCTGACTTCCTCTAGACTGGTAAGTGAGGTACCAGGCTTCAAAGAGGAGGCACAAGGACTCTATTACACTTCTAGAGCCTTtatgcctccttctcaaagtcCAGTGCCTCATTTACCCAGTTTTGGGAACACAGCGCAAGGGCTCTGGTATGTTGCCAAAGCCCCCACCTTGCCTTCTCAAAGTCAAATAAGCTTATGATTGCAGCTGTGGGTGAGTGGGGTGGAGAAAATACATAAAGGGAGAGTGACTTGTCtccactctccatttatttattattccccAACCACGCAAAGCTGCAATCACATTAGTATACTAAGTGTAAGATGTGAATTGCCTACATATGCTTAGGGGCTGTACAACTCCCTTCACCATAAGGCTCAGGTTCTGTCCCCCAAAGGGATGCTAGATACAATAAAGGGAGCAATAAAGGGAAACAGCCAGAGATCCACTGTATCCTAAGCTGGATACATCCTGCCTGACCTTGCAATAGGTTTGCCATCTACACAATCACTCTCAGTTGACATTTTTGCATTAGAGTTTGCTATAGTATTTCTGAGATGAAATTGGTGTCATGGACTCaggaagaatacacacacacacacacacacacacacacacacagagtggtacctcgggttacatacgcttcaggttacatacgcttcaggttacaaactccgctaacccagaaatattacctcgggttaagaactttgcttcaggatgagaacagaaatcgtgcggtggtggcgtgGCAGTAgtgggcggccccattagctaaagtggtgcttcaggttaagaacaatttcaggttaagaatggacctccggaacgaattaagtacgtaaccagaggtaccactgtatatatatatagagagagagagggagtatgTAAATAACTTTTGGGATGGGAATGCAATCTTTCTGATTACTAATTATtgagggattcccccccccctctgtttttCAGACATGGATAACTGTTTCCAGTGCCCAAAAGATCAATTTCCAAACAGAAACAGAGATCAATGCCTCTGCAAGCGACCAAACTTCCTCTCTTTCACAGAAGCTTTAGGAATCTGTTCAGTTTTTTTCAGCTTGTCTTCTTCTTTCATCACAGCTTTGGTACTAGGAATTTTCATCAAGCACAAGAATACTCCcatcgtcaaagccaacaatcgggAACTTACATATTGTCAGCTAGTCTCCCttttgctctgcttcctttgtgccTTGCTGTTCATTGGTCAGCCCAATGCAGTAACGTGCTACTTAAGACAAATTTCTTTTGCCATCAttttctcagtggctgtttctagCATATTGGCAAAAACGATAACTGTGGTtgtggctttcatggccaccaaaccggGATCtagaatgaggaaatgggtggggaaaggttTGGCCAATACTGTTCTTCTCAGCTGCTCCTTTATCCAAACCATTATTTGTGCTGTATGGCTCAGTACCACTCCTCCATTTCCAGATTTTGACATGGACTCTATAGCTGAAGAAATCATAGTGGAATGCAATGAGGGATCCATcacaatgttttattgtgttctggGATACCTTGGATTTCTTGCCAGtatcagcttcactgtggctttcctagccaggaagttgccagacagtttcaatgaagccaagttcatcactttcagcatgctggtgttttgcagtgtttggttgtcctttgttccagcatACCTGAGCACTAAGGGCAAATACacagtggctgtggagatcttctccatcctgGCCTCAAGTGCTGGATTACTTTGTTGTATCTTTGCCCCCAAATGCTACATAATTATCCTAAGGCCTTCCTTGAACAGCAGAGAACAGCTAATAAAGAGGAATATATAGGAACTCAAGTGTTAGGATAGTTATTCTTGCACTGTTATTCAGTTGTGAACATTAATCTAAACAAACCCTTAAAACATATTTCCTGGCTCTTGCATTTTCAagtctcattttattttcacacagTTCTGCACTTTCAATGTAGTTTATATTGAACACCCAAAATATATTACACATGTATTACACATATATAATTAGACTTTGTATTTTTAAGATGGTCAGGTTTCAATGCTCTGTTCAGATTGTACATCATAGGATGTTTTGTGAAGCAGGCCATTATATTCTTTGGTAATAACTGAATGGGCAGCAAAAACAATGGTGTTGCATACAAGAAACAAGAGACCCCAATGACAGGTTTcacatttttttaatagattCAATTACATACCTTAATGTCCCAGCTATGTAAAGATTACAGGCCAATTAAGAAACCTCCACCAGACACTTTTCAAAGGCTTTCTATTATACATATCTGTTTCTGTGTAGCCCTCCCCAGTTCATTGTGTTCTCTTCAACTTTTGACACCCTGGCTCACCCACAACTTTGTGTGAAGCTTGTGGTGGACAGAGTTTCCTGGTGTCAATAatagaataaaattaaaacataaaaaataggggttctggttttttgtttttttcctaaaagatattctaaaaacaattaaaaacgtCTTTTAAAAAGTTACATACTCTGCCTGGAATATTTTTCAACTTGTTGACACATTCTAATGCCAAGAAGAGAATGAATTCCCTTCCTGTTATTAAATCAATATGACAAAATGTCAAAGTCATGCTAAGCCTGTTTTGATAGCTAAAGGCAAGTTGTTCAGAACTAACTATGAGAAAGAGATCATATGGAGGCTCCAGtaggaaaatggaaaataattTATTAACAAGTTGATTTAGAGTAAATCAGGGCATTAATTGGAACACATGATTTCTTTGTAAACCATGCTGAGAGGCAGCAAACATGTTTTTTCAGGTTTTTTCCTGATGCAAGTAAAATCTTCCAGAATGCAATACTCTTGGAAGATGGCTCTGAACACTTCAATTATCACAAATTACCACATGTCACCATCCATCTTGCCAAATCCCATGTGGACTGTAGAGTTCACAAACAGAATTAATAGCATAGTCTGAAATCTATTATAAAATAGCTCTGTGCCATTTAGTAATGGGATGTTGGGTGGACTGAAGCATTAAGACAGATATGTGCAATTCCCATTGCAAAAGGATTTGGAGCCATGGATGTAAACAAGTTGTAACAAGGCTGATGGTAGATAATAAATGGAACTGGGCATTGTCCAAGAAGCTGGAGGAATTCCTTCTCCTGCTTCTTATTTTGTGGCTGCAACTTCCTCAAAGTGAATGTGAGACACCCACTGTTATGTGTACCTTGACAGATCCCTTCCAGCTCCCGTACCAGTATTATCAGACAGGAGACCTCACCATTGGAGCAATTGCTACTCAATATGTCTGCATGTTTGATGAAATTTCATTCAGCGAACACCCAGCAACAAAGTTTGTGGATGGACTTATGTAAGGTATACCCCTTACCCCAGCTCTACTGTGACAGCCCAGCTTAGAATTGCCTTATGTAGGTGATACAAGCAATGACCCAAAGAAGGCTGTACAATAATTTAGTCTTATTAGCACGCTTTTAAAATCTATGTGGTTTTTGTTCTACATGTTGGCTACAACCCTCATGTTGTCAGACATAATTCCTcaatcctattttattttttatttcataaaatttatatacagcttgattGTGAAAAGAAAGAAACTCAGTTTACAATAACTGTTTCATGAAAAAGAGCAATAAAatatctgtaaataaataaataaatatttaaaatatttattaaagtattAAACTAAAAAAAGATTCAAAAACACACCAGCATTTTACTTATATGGGTAGGTTTGTTTTAACAAAAGATTTTTTACAAGGTACCAAAGGTACCAAAAAAAGTCTAGTGAAGGAACCTGCCTGATATCAGTAGATGTCCTTataatttttattcttatttctaCCTCACTTCTTAGTTTCATTAAGAGGTAAAGTCCTATTGATCCTTGTCTtctaaaaatacaaacaattctGGTATGCATATACCAGCGTGTATATGCATATACACTCCAGAGTTCTTGAAATAACCAGCACCTGATCAGGTATATACACAATTTACTTTGGAGCCAAAtggcgtccgggggtccggcacacttttctgcgcggctctggtcttcccccaaggacctttgactcagcagagcataaacacagcggaacagaagcaggaaacgttgttcgtgtgagggcaataattcaggctggatgcagcagtctctttatctttaaagtctttattccttagcaaaacacaacagctataaatttcccggcgacagttcactcatcgctgctctctccacggagcaaacacgcacacactgagagacgcagtaaaaaaccctcccttcagtgttctaaacccgcctcaaaatgtgagacgtcatcactcagaactcttaaccctgtaagttctgagcctctctccatattTACAGAGCTgcataatatatatatgtgtgtgtgtgtgtgtgtgtgtgtgtgtgtattgattaTAAATATGCCACAGAAACACAAATGCCTCAAAGAATTCCGCCTTCCATACAGAGCTTCTCGGGGGGTGCTAAGATCGACAGTGGGTCCTTTGGGTAGTTCCTCAGCACACAAAAGCTCAGGGGTAGCAGCCCAAGAGTGGGCAGTCTCTATATCAgctcctaagttgtggaactctaTCCCCATTGGCACCCATcctgcaccttcattatacaacaTTTAGTGAATGCTGAAGATCTACCCCTTTACCCATCCTGGGACCTTTGACTGAAGAGAAGGTAAATTTTGCCTCTAGTGATGATATGAACATTttaaacatgttaatttattCCCAAACTGGAAACTTcgtgccataggagccaactccttggcATTTAGGCCCCTTTgctctccccaataaaatattttagggagCCAGTCCcccgcaaagttgatgggcattgccattcatatagtgtgtgtgtgtgtgtgtgtgtgtgtgtgtgtgtgtgtgtgtgtgatgtgatcaattatgcagggcaggtCATACCTGGGcccttcaatattttattcaaggtgGCATCCCTGCTTTGTGCTACTTAATGAGTTCATTTAAtagattttcttcctttttttctacaAGTTAGAAAAGGTATGCAGTTCAAACCTAATCACATCTGCAGTCATCTTGATTTCTCCAGTAGCATCCTATCAAAAATAAATTATCAAATAGATGCTTAGATAGGGCTCAATATCTGTCTCACACTTAGCACTACTCTTCATTTAGGGCAAGGACAAAAAGCTACCAGCATGTTCTGTCCTTGGTGTTTGCAGTGAAGGAGATGAATAAGAATCCCAATATCTTACCAAATATAAGTCTTGGCTTCCACATTTATGAGAGTTATTTCAATGCAAGGATGACTCATCAAAACACCTTGAAACTTCTTTCCAGCCAGAAAGCAATTGTTCCAAACTTCAAATGTGATAAGCAACGGAAGCTGATATCTGTTATTGGGGGACTTGACTCTGAAATCTCCCTTCACATGGCTACTCTATTAggcatctacaagattccacaggtagtaTAAGCCATTATGAGAGAAAATAACAGTCACAACTACGTTTCCTTCCAGAAAATATCAAAATGTAGAAAAGGTCCCCTGTCTCCAATTTTTCACCATTTTGTGCTTGTGAAACAGAGTTCAACAACACATCTAAAAATGGAAACAATCTGCATATTAATCTTTGGATGGTGAAAAaaatagacttttaaaaaaatattcaagtGGGTGGGTTGAGGAACCTTGGTTTTGGCAAGTTCTTTACCTACTGCACTAGTGGGCAACGTTTAGCCTTTCTAAGGTTTCTGAAATACAACACTTATCATCTCCAGGCAGCATGACCATTGTCCAGGAATTTCaagatttgtagtccagcaacattagAAGAGCCAGAGTTTCTCTACCAGTGTTCCATTGCCTAAAGAACATTTTAATCATAGGCAACATGTGAATGTCCAGTGGGAGATAGCTCCAGATGGCGGCACCACAACCAAAATGACCATTTTCCCTATTGCCAAACACCTCCttatggctgggggggggcaccagcaGGAGGACCTTGGAGGAAAATCTTGGTGCATAGACGGTTTAATGGGGTGAAAGGTGTTGTCTCAAATAGCCATATTCCAAGCTGTGCCTGCCTTCAAAGGATGAGCACTAGCACATTGAATTATACTTTGAAATGGtggaaaagaaacaatttggacttTTTCGGGAGCAGGTTGCACGTGCTCTAGATAACTGGtctacattgttttgtttttaatctaccGTAACTTCAGTTTTTAGGAAGTCTTCAATAGAAACTTCACTATAATATATTGTTACCTTAGTGGTGTGGCTACTTCTTCTGCCACAAAGTTAACAATGGGAGAGTGCTGCTTAATTCTAAAGCCATGGCATAGCTGAACATGAAATTTAGCATAGAAAAAAGATGGAAAGGACTACAAATTTCACCCTCACAAACAAAACAGGACTAGAGTTCAAGAGTTTTTGACGTTAACCACAAAATCACCAGAATTCATCTATATTCCTAGTATCAAGCTGAAAAAGCAGTTCACTGGCAATAAAATTGTGTGTGAAGGAAAGAAGACAATATCATGGGAAGTGTTTTTCTCTAAGAATAACCTCTTTTTCAGTTAAGCAAATAATATATTCACATTATTTTAATGATGATACTATCTTATCAATATATTAAATATTAGAATTAGTGATTTTCTGATTTTTATTCCCCTTAGATTGCCTATTGTGCATTTGCTCCAGTTATGCATGTTAGAAGTCAACTCCCTTCACTCTACAGGGCAGTTCCCAGTGAACGATATCAGTATGAAGGGATTGTCCAGCTTCTTTTGTATTTTCAATGGACATGGATTGGGATCATTGCAATGGATGATGATAATGGAGACAAGTTTATGCTGACCTTGATCCCAATGCTTTTGCAATGTGGAATATGCATTGCCCTCAGTGAAAAGACACCAGCCATATCTCATGCTATAGATAAACTGAGTTCGTTTAACTCTATTTTGCACAAGGCCAGCTATCTATCCAACTCCAAAGTCAATGTTTTGGTGGTAAATGCAGACTACGCGACCATTACATGTACGACTTGGACAATATTCTTATTTGCAATGGTGAAAGGCATCGAAGAGACATCTATAGGAAAAGTCTGGATCATGACAGCTCAGTGGGATTTTTCTTCAGAGACATTGCACAGGACATCTAATATCCAAGTCTTTGATGGGGCCTTGTCTTTTGTCATGCACTCAAAAGAAGTAGTGGGCTTCAGAAAATTTCTGCAGTTCTTACGTCCTAAGTCACCCAAAGGGGATGGTTTTCTTATAATTTTCTGGCAACAGGCATTTAACTGCTTTTTCTCTGATTCAAATCAGATCAGCAAATGCAGTGACAAATGCAATAATAATCATTGCACTGGTGAAGAGAAGCTGGAGAGCCTCCCTGGGACTCTTTTTGAAATGAGTTTTACTGGTCAAAGCTATAGCATTTACAATGCAGTCCATGCCATAGCACACACTTTACATAGGATGTACTCATCTAGGCTAAAACACAGAGCAATGCCAGACAGAAGTTGGTTGGATCATCTGAATGTGCAACCTTGGCAGGTAATTTTTCACATAAATCGTGGCTTACAATGTGCAGCTGAGCAGAGATAGGGGGAAGGAGCTATGCAAATATTAGTCGCTAAAGGACTGACTTTTATTGGCAACGGTTTGCACAGTTTGGCTTGGCATTGGCATGTATCCAAGCATCCAAAATCCTGATTGGTGACCACCATTCAGCCAGCATGCTGTGGAGGTTCATGGGGGTAGAAGGAACCTCAGGCTTATATGAAGCATAAATCAATCACAAAGGGATTTGAAGTGTTGTGACCGATTCACATAATATCCTATATATACATTACATTTCCATACGTGAACACAACACATCCCTTTTCTGAAGCATATAGTTTTAGAATGAAAGACTGGGGGGAGAGGGGTTACACTTTAATCATTTTGTAAAATCAGACTTGCACCTTATAAAATCTCATTTTGTCTCTGTTCACTCTAGCTTCATCATTTCCTAAGGAGAATTTCATTTAACAACACTGTTGGTGATACAGTGTATTTCAATGAGAATGGTGAATTAACGGCTGGCTTTGATATAATAAACTGGGTTACTTTCCCAAATCAATCTTTCTTAAAAGTGAACATGGGAAGAATGAATCCACATTCTGTGCTGGATCAAGTGTTCACAATTAATAAGGAGGCCATCACATGGCACATGGCATTTAATCAGGTGGGTTCAAAACAGAGAAAACTAGGAGAAAGTACCCAGCATTTCTCGGGAATTATATGAaacaaacaacaagaagaagaaaaatactgaGATATATAAATGGATAATGTAAtctggttctcacagtgacctGTCAGATGGAACCTGCAAGGACAACCTGAGCAAAAAGCACCCCCTGCCCccggcttccagaaactggaattcaaaagcatttttgGCTTGGCTAGTAGAGGCAGAGCATATCTGCCATAGCACAGCAGCTGATAGTCTTATCCTTCATTAATTTGTTCAATCCATttttaaagccaaccaagttgGTCCTGAAAAAGAACTTAATTTATGCACTGCATAAAGAACTTTTTTCCatcttgagtcttccaacattcagcttcattgaatgtccatgaCTTCTAGTGTtatctgggggggagggggtagaggcacatttctctatccattttctccatgtaATGCATAAATTAAtatatttctattatttcaccttttactcactttttctctaaactaaaaagttcaaAATGTACTTATTTTGGTTCATACAATCACCCCAAAATGTAGCTTTGTATGTAGTATGTAGTATGTTTTGTTCATTCAGACCAGGTACTGCTGAGCTTCTGTGTCACTATGCTTATATGGGACCAGCAATGATCAGAAGGTTGTTATATCAAGTCATCCTTTGAAAACCAATCTGTTCTCTATTAAACGTGAAACCTTGCTCATATTTTCCTGAGTTATTTCCACCTGTTTAGAATTTGAAATCTAATCCATTTGATTCTCTTTGCAAGCACAGTTCCCTTGAGAATCAACTTtttaaggacttccgggttagcgccatcgcctaatggcggattccctccgagctccggagggaatcagctcagCAGGGGTcaggttctgccgcggcggcgacgcggggaccctcagaaaccacaggcgctgaagcctgtggacctggtgactcggcaggcaccatttgcgcccccccgacccgcaaaggagcctttttaaaggctctggaacgggggacggagagcggcgtggtgctgtgagtcgactgcttcccctgctgagtgaagccgcatgccatggacggagagcgctgacttctttctctgaacatttggattaaaagcaacaacccgtgagtaacacggaaattggacttaaaagggaaattttctttgggaattaggcacgaccgggtaaggtgtaaagaggaagtccgcctacccgccttgtaaacatcgtaaagcaaggattttattactaaggttgtgagaatacctttcttctttgtggagaaaagcaattaactctacattggggcaatttaagtgattgtgctggaggataagagctaacattgagaacggaattcacccctcccccaagacccgggagcgatcggtgagagagcctgcggaagagacataaagac comes from Podarcis raffonei isolate rPodRaf1 chromosome 13, rPodRaf1.pri, whole genome shotgun sequence and encodes:
- the LOC128398826 gene encoding vomeronasal type-2 receptor 26-like translates to MTHQNTLKLLSSQKAIVPNFKCDKQRKLISVIGGLDSEISLHMATLLGIYKIPQIAYCAFAPVMHVRSQLPSLYRAVPSERYQYEGIVQLLLYFQWTWIGIIAMDDDNGDKFMLTLIPMLLQCGICIALSEKTPAISHAIDKLSSFNSILHKASYLSNSKVNVLVVNADYATITCTTWTIFLFAMVKGIEETSIGKVWIMTAQWDFSSETLHRTSNIQVFDGALSFVMHSKEVVGFRKFLQFLRPKSPKGDGFLIIFWQQAFNCFFSDSNQISKCSDKCNNNHCTGEEKLESLPGTLFEMSFTGQSYSIYNAVHAIAHTLHRMYSSRLKHRAMPDRSWLDHLNVQPWQLHHFLRRISFNNTVGDTVYFNENGELTAGFDIINWVTFPNQSFLKVNMGRMNPHSVLDQVFTINKEAITWHMAFNQVLPLARCNENCHPGYSRKKKEGKPFCCFDCSPCPDGKISDQKHMDYCFQCPVGQFPNKNRDKCLPKIQNFLSFTEPLGITLAFFRLSFSLATAFVLGIFIKHSNTPIIKANNRDLTFCQLISLSLCFLCSLLFIGHPNTVTCYLRQTTFGMIFSVAVSCILAKTITVVLAFMATRPVSKKRKWLGKGLGNSIILGCFIIQACICAVWLCIAPPFPDFDMYSLAGEIIVECNEGLAIMFYCVLGYLGFLAIVSFTVAFLARKLPDSFNEAKFITFSMLMFCSVWVSFVPAYLSTKGKSMVAVEIFSILASSAGLLGCIFAPKCYIIIIRPELNRKDQLIKRN